A window from Leguminivora glycinivorella isolate SPB_JAAS2020 chromosome 16, LegGlyc_1.1, whole genome shotgun sequence encodes these proteins:
- the LOC125234910 gene encoding testis-specific serine/threonine-protein kinase 3-like isoform X2 gives MPGPDVRANENVLGEMSTEPTATVHTGVVPAKPERKLTVLETHGYILGRTIGSGSYATVKVASSDRHNCQVAIKIISKFQAPGDYLKKFLPREIEVVKGLKHENLIRFLQAIETTHRVYIVMEYAENGSLLDIIRKDQHIDEVRGRRWFRQLVEAVDYCHERGVVHRDIKCENLLMDHGLNIKLSDFGFARGHMKPKNGVYALSETFCGSYAYASPEILKGVPYKPQDSDIWSMGVVLYAIVYGRLPFDDTNYTQLLKVQNKVSFPREPRVSAECRKLITKVLAPLKMRVKIPQILADPWLNPNQPRDEEADGAQESASNSKEIKNVNIETTFERPVGRSEIS, from the exons ATGCCGGGGCCGGATGTAAGAGCCAATGAAAATGTCCTCGGCGAAATGTCGACAGAGCCCACGGCTACCGTGCATACTGGTGTAGTGCCAGCAAAACCTGAAAGAAAATTAACTGTGTTAGAAACCCATGGCTATATACTTGGTAGGACTATTGGCTCAGGTTCCTACGCAACTgtaaag GTAGCATCCAGCGACAGGCACAATTGTCAAgttgcaataaaaataataagcaagttcCAAGCGCCGGGAGACTATCTCAAGAAGTTTCTACCCAGAGAAATAGAAGTTGTGAAGGGGCTCAAGCATGAAAACTTAATACGGTTCCTCCAGGCCATTGAAACAACACACAG GGTTTACATAGTAATGGAATATGCTGAAAACGGCAGCCTGCTCGACATCATCCGCAAGGATCAGCATATAGACGAGGTGCGCGGGCGCCGGTGGTTCCGACAGCTGGTCGAGGCGGTGGACTACTGCCATGAGCGAGGGGTTGTTCATAG AGACATCAAATGCGAAAACCTGCTAATGGACCATGGCCTCAACATAAAACTATCAGACTTTGGCTTTGCAAGGGGCCACATGAAACCTAAAAACGGGGTGTATGCCCTGAGTGAAACCTTTTGCGGCAGCTACGCGTATGCTTCTCCTGAAATTCTGAAGGGGGTTCCTTACAAGCCACAGGACTCAGATATTTGGAGCATGGGGGTAGTTCTGTACGCTATCGTGTATGGACGCCTGCCGTTTGATGATACCAATTATACGCAGCTATTAAAA GTCCAGAACAAGGTATCCTTCCCTCGCGAACCTAGAGTCTCCGCAGAATGCCGGAAGCTCATAACCAAGGTCCTGGCGCCTCTAAAGATGCGAGTGAAGATACCACAGATCCTGGCTGACCCTTGGCTTAACCCTAACCAACCGAGGGACGAGGAGGCAGATGGAGCACAG GAAAGTGCATCAAACAGCAAAGAAATAAAGAATGTGAATATAGAAACGACGTTTGAGAGACCCGTCGGACGAAGTGAAATCAGTTAA
- the LOC125234910 gene encoding testis-specific serine/threonine-protein kinase 3-like isoform X1, producing the protein MPGPDVRANENVLGEMSTEPTATVHTGVVPAKPERKLTVLETHGYILGRTIGSGSYATVKVASSDRHNCQVAIKIISKFQAPGDYLKKFLPREIEVVKGLKHENLIRFLQAIETTHRVYIVMEYAENGSLLDIIRKDQHIDEVRGRRWFRQLVEAVDYCHERGVVHRDIKCENLLMDHGLNIKLSDFGFARGHMKPKNGVYALSETFCGSYAYASPEILKGVPYKPQDSDIWSMGVVLYAIVYGRLPFDDTNYTQLLKQVQNKVSFPREPRVSAECRKLITKVLAPLKMRVKIPQILADPWLNPNQPRDEEADGAQESASNSKEIKNVNIETTFERPVGRSEIS; encoded by the exons ATGCCGGGGCCGGATGTAAGAGCCAATGAAAATGTCCTCGGCGAAATGTCGACAGAGCCCACGGCTACCGTGCATACTGGTGTAGTGCCAGCAAAACCTGAAAGAAAATTAACTGTGTTAGAAACCCATGGCTATATACTTGGTAGGACTATTGGCTCAGGTTCCTACGCAACTgtaaag GTAGCATCCAGCGACAGGCACAATTGTCAAgttgcaataaaaataataagcaagttcCAAGCGCCGGGAGACTATCTCAAGAAGTTTCTACCCAGAGAAATAGAAGTTGTGAAGGGGCTCAAGCATGAAAACTTAATACGGTTCCTCCAGGCCATTGAAACAACACACAG GGTTTACATAGTAATGGAATATGCTGAAAACGGCAGCCTGCTCGACATCATCCGCAAGGATCAGCATATAGACGAGGTGCGCGGGCGCCGGTGGTTCCGACAGCTGGTCGAGGCGGTGGACTACTGCCATGAGCGAGGGGTTGTTCATAG AGACATCAAATGCGAAAACCTGCTAATGGACCATGGCCTCAACATAAAACTATCAGACTTTGGCTTTGCAAGGGGCCACATGAAACCTAAAAACGGGGTGTATGCCCTGAGTGAAACCTTTTGCGGCAGCTACGCGTATGCTTCTCCTGAAATTCTGAAGGGGGTTCCTTACAAGCCACAGGACTCAGATATTTGGAGCATGGGGGTAGTTCTGTACGCTATCGTGTATGGACGCCTGCCGTTTGATGATACCAATTATACGCAGCTATTAAAA CAGGTCCAGAACAAGGTATCCTTCCCTCGCGAACCTAGAGTCTCCGCAGAATGCCGGAAGCTCATAACCAAGGTCCTGGCGCCTCTAAAGATGCGAGTGAAGATACCACAGATCCTGGCTGACCCTTGGCTTAACCCTAACCAACCGAGGGACGAGGAGGCAGATGGAGCACAG GAAAGTGCATCAAACAGCAAAGAAATAAAGAATGTGAATATAGAAACGACGTTTGAGAGACCCGTCGGACGAAGTGAAATCAGTTAA